Proteins from a single region of Hordeum vulgare subsp. vulgare chromosome 6H, MorexV3_pseudomolecules_assembly, whole genome shotgun sequence:
- the LOC123402172 gene encoding uncharacterized protein LOC123402172, which produces MVMDRRARAAPRAEEERPSHGRFLRPGALARLRDSRIVARSLRSAAARLPIPSAPPSPAPEQQRQDAVPHFLVGPTRGLCGAARYPLRRRMAAARCVVFLPPPEAFLDAHAHAPAPSWGLAAAH; this is translated from the coding sequence ATGGTGATGGACCGCCGCGCACGCGCAGCCCCGCGCGCGGAGGAGGAGCGCCCGAGCCACGGCCGGTTCCTCCGCCCCGGCGCGCTCGCTCGGCTGCGGGACTCCAGGATCGTCGCCCGCTCCCTCCGGTCGGCTGCGGCGCGCCTCCCGATCCCGTCCGCCCCTCCTTCCCCGGCGCCGGAGCAGCAACGGCAGGACGCCGTGCCGCACTTCCTGGTGGGGCCCACGAGGGGCCTCTGCGGCGCGGCCCGGTACCCGCTCAGGAGGAGGATGGCCGCGGCGAGGTGCGTGGTGTTCTTGCCGCCGCCGGAGGCGTTCCTGGACGCGCACGCGCACGCGCCCGCGCCGTCGTGGGGCCTCGCCGCCGCGCACTGA